GAAGTCGAGCTGGCGGGCGTCGCCGATCTGGGTGAGGGAGGAGGCGACCCCGCGGCGGTAGAAGACGCCGTGCAGGTTCACCACGGCGAACGACTCCGCCTCCCGGTGCAGCTTCCAGATCCAGGGCCGGTCCTCGGCGGTGCGCAGCCCGTCGGTGAAGTGCAGCAGGCCCCGGTCCACCAGCCGGCGGTGGTAGACGCCGGCCCAGGCGTAGGCGTAGTCGACGGACGTCGAGCGGTCGGTGGGCAGGATCGCCTCGCGGGGGTTCAGCACCTCCCCGCGCCGCCCGAGCGGATGCCGGACGATCGTCCGGGCGCGGCCGGTGGCCTGGACGTGGTCGGTGCGGACGAAGTCGCAGCCCAGGGACTCGATCGAGGCGAGGAGTTCGCCGAGGTAGCCCCGGGCGACCCAGTCGTCGCCGTCCAGGAACGTCAGGTACTCGCCCCGCGCCGCGTCGAGACCGGTGTTGCGGGCGGTGGCGAGTCCGCCGTTCTCCTCATGACGGACGAAGCGCACCTGGGCGACCTGCGAAAGGTCCTCGACCGCCCGTTCGAGAATGGCCGGGGTCTCATCCTTCGATTTGTCGTCCACCAGCACGAACTCGAAGTCCGGGCGGGCGTTCAGCCGCAGACTTCCGAGCATGTCCGGGGCGTATTGCTGGACGTTGTAGAACGGCACGATCACAGAAAGCTTTGGCACCTGCGAAACCCTAGGAGCGCCCCCGGCAGCGAAACTTTCCGGTGCGGATACAGGGGGTGAACTCGATGTGTCGGAATGGTGCATCCCCTGTACTTTCCGGGAGCCGGGCGGCCAGTTCGACGTTCGGTGGCGTGCTGTTAACTTTTCGTTGAGTCCTGGTTGGGTAAAGCCAGGGTTTTGCTTCCTAGCGTCTTCCTCGTGCCAGCAAGTACTTCTCAGCCCCCGCGGATCGCCGTCCTCGCGGACTCCGACACCCGATGGAAATGGGGTGCGCTGACCGCTGCCAGGATCGCACCGGGCAGCGGCCCGTCCATGGAAGCCGGACCGCGCGAGGGCGCGCAAGTCGCCCCCGTCCTCGACGGCTTCCTGCTGCGCGGCCGTGCCACGCCCACCCCACGCCAGCTGGCCGAGGTCGGCGTGCGCGCCGACTCCCTGCGCGAGGTCACCGCCGTCGAGTTCCTGCGCGCCATGGCGCAGTCGTCGTACGACGTCCTCGTGCTGGCGCTGGTCGGCGGGGGCGTCCAGGCGATCCTGCACGGGCTCAAGCGGATCTGGGAGGCCGACGGGCAGGCCGACGGCGAGGGCGGGACCGACGGAGGAGTCGAGGGCCGGGCGAGGCGTCCCGTCGTCGTCACCGGCTATGTCGGCGTCGTCTACGAGAAGCTCGCCGACGGACTGCTGCTGCGCCACGGCGCGGACCTGGTCCTCGCCAACTCCCGTCAGGACGCCGAGCGTTTCCGCGCGGTGTACGAGGGGGTGGGCGCCGACGCCTCGGCGGTGACCGAGGTGGCCCTGCCGTTCCTGGGCGGCGCCCCGTACGCGGGCGAGCCCGACCCGGCCGCGGAGCAGGGGAGCAGGCCCTACACGGTCGTCTTCGCCGCGCAGCCCTCCGTACCGGAGAGCCGCAGGGACCGGGCGTACCTGCTGGAGCGGCTGGTGCGGCACGCGCGGCTGCACCCCGAGCGCGAGGTGCTGCTGAAGCTGCGCTCCAAGCCCGGCGAACACACCACCCACATCGAGGAGTTGCCCTACCAGAAGCTGGCGCAGAGGCACGAGCTGCCGTCCAACTTCCGCCTCGTCTACGGGAACATGGGCGAGGTCCTCGACCGCACCGACCTCATGGTCACGGTCAGCTCCACGGCCGCCCTGGAGTCCCTGCACCGCCGTATCCCCACCGTGGTCCTCACCGACCTCGGGGTGCGCGAGGCGCTCGGCAACCACCACTTCGTCGGCTCCGGCTGCCTCGCCTCCTGGGACCAGCTCGACGCCGGGCACCGGCCCGCCGAAGACCCGGAGTGGGTGGCCCGGCAGGGCGTCGCCCCGGACGGCGGGTACGCCACCGCCTTCGACCCGGCCCGCGAACGCATCGCCAAGCTGCTCGGCCGGCCCGGCGGTCTGCCGCCGCTGACCCCCTACTACACGCCCGCCACCGCGCCCGGCTATCTGCCCGGCATCCTCGCCCGCCACCACCTCGGCCCCGACGGCAG
This window of the Streptomyces sp. NBC_01275 genome carries:
- a CDS encoding glycosyltransferase family 2 protein, whose product is MPKLSVIVPFYNVQQYAPDMLGSLRLNARPDFEFVLVDDKSKDETPAILERAVEDLSQVAQVRFVRHEENGGLATARNTGLDAARGEYLTFLDGDDWVARGYLGELLASIESLGCDFVRTDHVQATGRARTIVRHPLGRRGEVLNPREAILPTDRSTSVDYAYAWAGVYHRRLVDRGLLHFTDGLRTAEDRPWIWKLHREAESFAVVNLHGVFYRRGVASSLTQIGDARQLDFIRAFDQVVEETAADREADRLLPKAVRTYCAIIAHHLAEIDKFEPAVAKQLRAMSSAAIQRMPQELLTDVLDRMDLRRSSKLRRLRRRITTAKAAA
- a CDS encoding DUF6716 putative glycosyltransferase, with product MPASTSQPPRIAVLADSDTRWKWGALTAARIAPGSGPSMEAGPREGAQVAPVLDGFLLRGRATPTPRQLAEVGVRADSLREVTAVEFLRAMAQSSYDVLVLALVGGGVQAILHGLKRIWEADGQADGEGGTDGGVEGRARRPVVVTGYVGVVYEKLADGLLLRHGADLVLANSRQDAERFRAVYEGVGADASAVTEVALPFLGGAPYAGEPDPAAEQGSRPYTVVFAAQPSVPESRRDRAYLLERLVRHARLHPEREVLLKLRSKPGEHTTHIEELPYQKLAQRHELPSNFRLVYGNMGEVLDRTDLMVTVSSTAALESLHRRIPTVVLTDLGVREALGNHHFVGSGCLASWDQLDAGHRPAEDPEWVARQGVAPDGGYATAFDPARERIAKLLGRPGGLPPLTPYYTPATAPGYLPGILARHHLGPDGSPLPGAPAADREPGPVRQIVRRAARGAYRHGVQRVAPVIRRMGEL